A region of Solanum dulcamara chromosome 7, daSolDulc1.2, whole genome shotgun sequence DNA encodes the following proteins:
- the LOC129896624 gene encoding pentatricopeptide repeat-containing protein CRR2, chloroplastic-like: MISIITSWFARKHTIIGCIIQIHHYNQHLYYSQNSTQHYASLLQSCIARKAIEPGKQLHGHLCLTGLGYNINLATKLVNLYCVCDKLTNAHHLFDRIPKGNIFLWNVLIRGYAWNGPYQAAISLYYQMLDYGHVPDNFTFPFILKACSALSAIDVGKDIHEHAKRTKWDKDVFVGAALIDMYAKCGCVGRSREVFDNVPERDVVVWNSMLAAYSQNGHPEDCLSLCGAMACGGVRPTEATLVTAISASADVAGLRQGRELHGYSWRQGFDSLDKVKTALVDMYAKSGSVKVAGVLFEGLQEKRVVSWNAMITGYAMHGHANAALGLFNEMVGKAQPDHITFVGVLSACNHGGLLSEGRMYFDSMSKDYGIEPTIQHTTCMVDLLGHSGRLDEAYGLIMQMKVMPDAGVWGALLNSCKIHGYVEFAELALERLIELEPDDAGNYVILSNIYAQAGRWEGVAKLRELMNNRSVKKTTAYSWIEVKNKVHAFLSGDTSHPMSDEIYAELQSLGTRMVQAGYVPNITPVFHDVEDDEKSRMVCSHSERLAIAFGLISTPPGTKLLITKNLRVCEDCHVAIKFISKLTEREITIRDVNRYHHFKDGICSCGDYW, from the coding sequence ATGATATCAATTATTACAAGTTGGTTTGCTCGTAAGCACACAATCATTggatgcatcattcaaattcaTCACTATAATCAACACTTATATTATtcacaaaactcaactcaacattACGCCTCTCTTCTCCAATCTTGCATTGCTCGAAAAGCAATTGAGCCTGGAAAACAGCTCCATGGGCATCTCTGCCTCACGGGTTTAGGCTACAACATCAATTTAGCAACAAAGCTTGTTAATCTGTATTGTGTTTGTGACAAATTGACGAATGCCCATCACCTGTTTGATAGAATTCCTAAaggaaatatttttctttggaATGTTTTGATTCGTGGGTATGCTTGGAATGGACCATACCAGGCTGCAATTTCTCTGTATTATCAAATGCTTGATTATGGGCATGTTCCTGATAATTTTACCTTTCCGTTCATACTTAAAGCATGCTCGGCGTTGTCTGCGATTGATGTGGGGAAGGATATACATGAACACGCGAAGAGAACAAAGTGGGATAAAGATGTTTTTGTGGGTGCTGCCCTTATTGACATGTATGCTAAATGTGGTTGTGTTGGTAGGTCGAGGGAGGTGTTTGACAATGTCCCTGAGAGGGATGTAGTTGTTTGGAATTCAATGCTTGCTGCTTACTCACAAAACGGTCACCCTGAGGATTGTTTGTCTTTATGTGGTGCAATGGCATGTGGAGGTGTTAGACCCACGGAAGCGACCTTGGTGACTGCAATTTCTGCTTCTGCTGATGTAGCAGGCCTTCGACAGGGAAGGGAGCTTCATGGGTATAGTTGGAGACAGGGTTTTGACTCTCTTGACAAAGTGAAGACAGCACTTGTGGATATGTATGCCAAGAGTGGGTCTGTGAAGGTTGCTGGGGTCTTGTTCGAAGGACTCCAGGAGAAAAGAGTTGTTTCTTGGAATGCTATGATCACCGGATATGCAATGCATGGTCATGCTAATGCAGCACTTGGCCTGTTTAATGAGATGGTTGGCAAAGCTCAGCCGGATCATATAACTTTTGTAGGTGTTTTATCAGCTTGTAATCATGGAGGTCTGTTGAGTGAAGGGAGGATGTATTTTGATTCAATGTCAAAAGATTATGGAATAGAACCGACCATTCAGCACACTACATGCATGGTTGATCTCTTAGGTCATTCTGGTCGCTTAGATGAGGCTTATGGACTTATAATGCAGATGAAAGTTATGCCGGATGCTGGTGTATGGGGTGCACTTCTAAATTCATGCAAAATCCATGGTTATGTGGAATTTGCAGAATTGGCATTAGAGAGGTTGATTGAGCTTGAGCCTGATGATGCAGGCAATTACGTGATCCTATCAAATATTTATGCCCAAGCAGGTAGATGGGAAGGTGTTGCAAAGCTCAGAGAACTAATGAACAACAGAAGTGTGAAGAAAACCACCGCGTACAGTTGGATTGAAGTTAAAAACAAAGTACATGCATTTCTCTCTGGGGATACTTCTCATCCTATGTCTGACGAGATTTATGCAGAGCTACAGAGCTTAGGAACACGAATGGTACAAGCTGGCTATGTCCCAAACATTACACCTGTTTTCCATGATGTGGAAGATGACGAGAAGAGCAGAATGGTGTGCAGCCACAGTGAAAGGCTAGCGATTGCTTTTGGACTAATTAGTACACCCCCAGGGACAAAGCTGTTGATCACCAAGAACCTCCGAGTTTGTGAGGACTGTCATGTTGCAATCAAGTTTATCTCAAAGTTAACAGAGAGAGAAATCACTATCAGAGATGTCAATCGCTATCATCATTTCAAAGATGGCATCTGTTCTTGTGGAGATTATTGGTGA